In the Bombus pyrosoma isolate SC7728 linkage group LG15, ASM1482585v1, whole genome shotgun sequence genome, one interval contains:
- the LOC122575444 gene encoding regulator of G-protein signaling loco isoform X4: MHQNRKKKKRVNYGVRAVEVLRGMKGFGFTISGQQPCILSCIVPGSPADIAGLRAGDYLVSVNGHNVSKLPHDDVVQLIGRSKGILKLQIAENYYSDSSDEEGVTAVRCKPKYIHKPRASNMGALQLQCRVAKVVRDLQSGAMFDVAGKTPPELQSHGTYCNLHYHWDMSSPLPPPPPPASHKRDSEKIVHRTVVGYLGTIDIPNQLHPSCMMQVLRKCIKRLKAEKRNPTTVLLTIHVANIKLTNSENRVIAEYPSYRIIFCNSFSEQDKQYFGILTKSVKDKENIVSNSCHVFTIYYKLIDHIVHSSVCNIFGFTCTKTSELNVCQEFPDSCNGLIGAIQTLYISDSTATDTNPYNEMRRHQETASPQPSNISTSTAHSSNSDSGIGYKDDCTSRSDKNIVQNIPRRRCPTLEYRDACEYSSRSYGNEAVDLRLTVRAVSKTCWNETNKLCKDSLELPRESVMFNDFCNGISTCSEVIENSDMNSDIQKGTKRGDLPTCPLPSASTVKQGLLSSSVGSLVSVCTTAMLHGLKDPVETPGDAAIKSQSQLLGLTRLAESKEIDVPDKFSPKVFSGISKSLVHSFEDLNTSMDYVRPLCQTYSDKSDNSRPWGSLQEIRNVGTCTQNICLHGSTQLCDKNTDCKNIHAWANGFEKLLEDPKGLQTFAEFLKKEFSHENIYFWAACERYKDTKDVTTRRKLANQIYQRHLSTTAAEPVNVDSHATGQITQELLSEAPADLFLQFVFYFQAQKQVFNLMKFDSYPRFLRSDLYRRCVETGNSITGVEDCDLNLTSSPSVKLKKSHSDAEDRCRKSILPWNRKNRSKSKDRGESEYNKGPNRNETIYKSFTTMKREAEGNNNDDSISISSSRSSLASWDLALRQSFHKHTIDTKYPSSVLAGQEVEVVPTKILKVDLPSRRVITVIAHKGRTLKDVLRPLLNKYGFNLETITVWSENHRVCTDVQAIDAPARLILTNIKDQDPQKELNTVKYTHDGSNSQSTLDEITNRVFEELLVGKGASKYHYNDGSCKSDDQRSEGSSILPSKFFLRDSTMHGKKKGGKPKCNMNEKSNANDYVSEETAKSHPPLIAKWRNGVKLQLPGKFDGEDLYEGLKRAQRSRLEDQRGTEINFELPDFLKNKENGKPTDRNKVRRPRIISTNCEANAKFYSSIHERQNCGGHDQNTTTTATPITTTSTATTTLASAKNGDLDKRFHVLATGKELQSKSSDSSFILDTTLTDGDRTVVENGSCSRSTALDSFDTQVNSLSVMKSSKPPPLPPKPKNLVTCATKSGYIMSSKPLPKSNCAVSLSPTEFTRKNIL, from the exons ATGCaccaaaacagaaaaaagaaaaagcgagtGAATTACGGTGTAAGGGCAGTCGAGGTATTGCGTGGAATGAAGGGATTTGGCTTTACGATCTCGGGACAACAACCTTGCATATTGAGCTGCATCGTTCCAGGAAGTCCAGCGGATATCGCTGGATTACGAGCCGGCGATTATTTAGTATCTGTTAATGGCCACAATGTTAGTAAACTGCCCCATGACGATGTTGTGCAATTAATTGGTCGTTCAAAGGGTATTTTAAAGTTGCAAATAgctgaaaattattattctgaTTCCTCTGATGAAGAAGGAGTAACAGCAGTACGCTGCAAGCccaaatatattcataaaccTCGTGCAAGTAATATGGGAGCGCTACAATTACAATGTAGAGTTGCCAAAGTTGTACGAGATTTACAAAGTGGTGCTATGTTTGATGTAGCAGGAAAAACACCACCTGAATTGCAAAGCCATGGAACTTACTGTAATTTACATTATCACTGGGATATGTCTAGTCCTcttccaccaccaccaccgccaGCATCTCATAAAAGAGATTCTGAGAAAATAGTGCATAGAACAGTTGTTGGTTACCTCGGAACTATAGACATTCCAAATCAATTGCATCCGTCTTGTATGATGCAG gTATTAAGAAAATGCATCAAACGGTTGAAAGCTGAGAAAAGAAATCCAACCACAGTATTGTTAACAATACATGTAGCAAATATAAAACTCACCAATTCAGAAAATCGTGTTATAGCAGAATATCCATCCTATaggataatattttgtaattcctTTTCTGAACaagataaacaatattttggGATATTAACTAAATCTgttaaagataaagaaaatattgtttccaATTCCTGCCATGTTTTTACAATatactataaattaattgatcaTATAGTACATTCTAGCGTGTGCAATATATTTGGTTTTACATGCACCAAAACTTCTGAATTAAATGTATGTCAGGAATTTCCAGACAGTTGCAATGGTCTGATTGGTGCTATACAAACTTTGTACATATCAGATTCAACAGCTACTGACACAAATCCATATAATGAAATGAGGAGACATCAAGAAACTGCTTCTCCGCAACCAAGCAATATAAGTACATCAACAGCTCATTCGAGTAATAGTGATTCTGGAATTGGCTATAAGGATGATTGTACAAGTCGatcagataaaaatattgtacaaaatattcccCGAAGAAGATGTCCAACTTTGGAATATAGG GATGCGTGTGAATATTCGTCAAGATCATACGGTAACGAAGCTGTAGATTTGAGACTAACGGTACGAGCTGTATCGAAAACATGTTGgaacgaaacaaataaattgtgCAAAGATAGTCTGGAATTGCCTCGTGAAAGTGTGATGTTTAATGATTTTTGCAATGGCATAAGTACGTGTTCGGAAGTGATAGAAAATTCCGACATGAATTCCGACATACAAAAGGGAACGAAGAGGGGGGACTTGCCCACCTGTCCATTGCCATCTGCTTCAACAGTTAAGCAGGGGTTGCTTAGTTCGTCCGTTGGCTCTCTTGTGTCCGTTTGCACCACCGCAATGCTGCACGGTTTAAAAGATCCTGTTGAGACGCCCGGTGATGCCGCAATTAAGTCGCAATCGCAATTGTTGGGACTTACGAGACTAGCAGAATCAAAAGAAATCGACGTACCAGACAAGTTTAGCCCGAAAGTTTTTTCTGGTATTTCCAAATCTTTAGTGCATAGTTTTGAAGACCTTAATACAAGCATGGATTACGTTCGACCACTGTGCCAAACTTATTCAGATAAATCGGATAATTCACGTCCTTGGGGAAGCTtgcaagaaattagaaacgtTGGGACCTGTACGCAGAATATCTGTCTG CACGGTAGTACACAATTATGCGATAAGAATACCGATTGTAAAAACATACATGCATGGGCCAATGGTTTCGAAAAATTACTAGAAGATCCAAAAGGTTTACAAACATTTGCg gaatttctaaaaaaagaatttagcCATGAAAATATCTACTTTTGGGCTGCTTGTGAGAGATACAAAGATACTAAAGATGTTACTACAAGACGTAAGTTGGCAAATCAAATTTACCAACGTCATTTGTCCACTACAGCAGCTGAACCTGTAAACGTTGATAGCCATGCAACTGGCCAAATAACGCAAGAACTTCTTAGTGAAGCACCTGCTGACCTTTTCTTACAG tttgtattttattttcaggcTCAAAAACAGGTTTTTAATCTAATGAAGTTTGATAGTTATCCAAGATTTTTAAGATCTGATTTATATCGTCGTTGTGTAGAAACAGGAAATTCCATAACTGGAGTAGAAGATTGTGATTTAAATCTTACCAGTTCTCCTAGTGTAAAGCTAAAGAAGAGTCACTCAGATGCAGAAGATCGATGTAGAAAATCTATTCTTCCATGGAATAGAAAAAACAG ATCTAAATCAAAAGATCGTGGGGAATCTGAATATAATAAAGGCCCTAATAGAAATGAGACCATATATAAGAGCTTTACAACTATGAAAAGAGAAGCAGAAGGTAATAACAACGACGACAGTATTTCTATATCTAGCAGCAGGTCTTCATTAGCATCATGGGATTTGGCATTAAGACAATCATTCCACAAACAT ACTAtagatacaaaatatccaTCATCGGTACTGGCTGGTCAAGAAGTGGAAGTTGTACCaacgaaaatattgaaagtcgATCTACCTTCCCGTCGAGTGATAACTGTGATTGCACATAAAGGCAGAACTCTTAAAGATGTACTAAGGCCACTTCTAAATAAGTATGgttttaatttagaaactaTTACTGTATGGAGTGAGAACCACCGTGTTTGTACGGATGTACAGGCTATTGATGCTCCTGCAAGGCTAATTTTGACCAACATAAAGGATCaag ATCCACAGAAAGAATTGAACACAGTTAAGTACACTCATGATGGATCAAATTCTCAATCCACTCTAGACGAAATCACAAATAGAGTATTTGAAGAGCTTTTGGTGGGCAAAGGCGCGagtaaatatcattataatgATGGTTCATGCAAG TCCGACGATCAACGTTCTGAGGGTTCCTCTATCTTGCCGAGtaaattttttcttcgagATTCTACAATGCatggaaaaaagaag GGAGGGAAGCCTAAATGTAATATGAACGAAAAAAGCAATGCGAACGACTATGTCTCCGAAGAAACTGCCAAATCTCATCCTCCTTTAATAGCAAAATGGCGGAACGGGGTAAAACTGCAATTACCGGGAAAATTCGACGGTGAAg atttatacGAAGGTTTAAAACGGGCACAAAGATCTAGATTAGAAGATCAGAGAGGCACAGAGATCAATTTTGAATTGCCAGACTTTTTAAAG AACAAGGAAAATGGTAAGCCGACGGATCGCAACAAAGTTCGAAGACCTAGGATAATATCTACCAATTGCGAAGCAAATGCCAAGTTTTACAGTTCGATTCACGAACGGCAAAACTGTGGCGGACATGATCAAAATAcgacaacaacagcaacaccTATAACAACAACATCAACCGCAACGACGACGTTGGCTTCAGCAAAGAATGGAGATCTTGATAAACGATTCCATGTATTGGCTACTGGAAAGGAATTGCAGAGTAAGTCATCAGATAGTTCGTTCATATTAGATACAACTTTGACGGACGGAGATCGGACCGTTGTAGAGAATGGATCTTGCTCCCGAAGTACTGCTTTGGATTCTTTCGATACTCAAGTCAACTCGTTAAGTGTAATGAAATCATCGAAACCTCCACCCCTTCCGCCGAAGCCAAAAAATCTTGTAACATGCGCAACAAAAAGTGGGTATATCATGTCTTCGAAACCTTTACCAAAGTCAAATTGTGCCGTTTCTTTAAGTCCAACCGAATTTactcgaaaaaatattttataa
- the LOC122575444 gene encoding regulator of G-protein signaling loco isoform X1: MHQNRKKKKRVNYGVRAVEVLRGMKGFGFTISGQQPCILSCIVPGSPADIAGLRAGDYLVSVNGHNVSKLPHDDVVQLIGRSKGILKLQIAENYYSDSSDEEGVTAVRCKPKYIHKPRASNMGALQLQCRVAKVVRDLQSGAMFDVAGKTPPELQSHGTYCNLHYHWDMSSPLPPPPPPASHKRDSEKIVHRTVVGYLGTIDIPNQLHPSCMMQVLRKCIKRLKAEKRNPTTVLLTIHVANIKLTNSENRVIAEYPSYRIIFCNSFSEQDKQYFGILTKSVKDKENIVSNSCHVFTIYYKLIDHIVHSSVCNIFGFTCTKTSELNVCQEFPDSCNGLIGAIQTLYISDSTATDTNPYNEMRRHQETASPQPSNISTSTAHSSNSDSGIGYKDDCTSRSDKNIVQNIPRRRCPTLEYRDACEYSSRSYGNEAVDLRLTVRAVSKTCWNETNKLCKDSLELPRESVMFNDFCNGISTCSEVIENSDMNSDIQKGTKRGDLPTCPLPSASTVKQGLLSSSVGSLVSVCTTAMLHGLKDPVETPGDAAIKSQSQLLGLTRLAESKEIDVPDKFSPKVFSGISKSLVHSFEDLNTSMDYVRPLCQTYSDKSDNSRPWGSLQEIRNVGTCTQNICLHGSTQLCDKNTDCKNIHAWANGFEKLLEDPKGLQTFAEFLKKEFSHENIYFWAACERYKDTKDVTTRRKLANQIYQRHLSTTAAEPVNVDSHATGQITQELLSEAPADLFLQFVFYFQAQKQVFNLMKFDSYPRFLRSDLYRRCVETGNSITGVEDCDLNLTSSPSVKLKKSHSDAEDRCRKSILPWNRKNRSKSKDRGESEYNKGPNRNETIYKSFTTMKREAEGNNNDDSISISSSRSSLASWDLALRQSFHKHSLSSYEGQSNETKEVRAKCTGLCRVILPDGSTTVVPTSQMESIKDVVTRLLDKRALRYSNYDVLILATDETIDTKYPSSVLAGQEVEVVPTKILKVDLPSRRVITVIAHKGRTLKDVLRPLLNKYGFNLETITVWSENHRVCTDVQAIDAPARLILTNIKDQDPQKELNTVKYTHDGSNSQSTLDEITNRVFEELLVGKGASKYHYNDGSCKSDDQRSEGSSILPSKFFLRDSTMHGKKKGGKPKCNMNEKSNANDYVSEETAKSHPPLIAKWRNGVKLQLPGKFDGEDLYEGLKRAQRSRLEDQRGTEINFELPDFLKNKENGKPTDRNKVRRPRIISTNCEANAKFYSSIHERQNCGGHDQNTTTTATPITTTSTATTTLASAKNGDLDKRFHVLATGKELQSKSSDSSFILDTTLTDGDRTVVENGSCSRSTALDSFDTQVNSLSVMKSSKPPPLPPKPKNLVTCATKSGYIMSSKPLPKSNCAVSLSPTEFTRKNIL, encoded by the exons ATGCaccaaaacagaaaaaagaaaaagcgagtGAATTACGGTGTAAGGGCAGTCGAGGTATTGCGTGGAATGAAGGGATTTGGCTTTACGATCTCGGGACAACAACCTTGCATATTGAGCTGCATCGTTCCAGGAAGTCCAGCGGATATCGCTGGATTACGAGCCGGCGATTATTTAGTATCTGTTAATGGCCACAATGTTAGTAAACTGCCCCATGACGATGTTGTGCAATTAATTGGTCGTTCAAAGGGTATTTTAAAGTTGCAAATAgctgaaaattattattctgaTTCCTCTGATGAAGAAGGAGTAACAGCAGTACGCTGCAAGCccaaatatattcataaaccTCGTGCAAGTAATATGGGAGCGCTACAATTACAATGTAGAGTTGCCAAAGTTGTACGAGATTTACAAAGTGGTGCTATGTTTGATGTAGCAGGAAAAACACCACCTGAATTGCAAAGCCATGGAACTTACTGTAATTTACATTATCACTGGGATATGTCTAGTCCTcttccaccaccaccaccgccaGCATCTCATAAAAGAGATTCTGAGAAAATAGTGCATAGAACAGTTGTTGGTTACCTCGGAACTATAGACATTCCAAATCAATTGCATCCGTCTTGTATGATGCAG gTATTAAGAAAATGCATCAAACGGTTGAAAGCTGAGAAAAGAAATCCAACCACAGTATTGTTAACAATACATGTAGCAAATATAAAACTCACCAATTCAGAAAATCGTGTTATAGCAGAATATCCATCCTATaggataatattttgtaattcctTTTCTGAACaagataaacaatattttggGATATTAACTAAATCTgttaaagataaagaaaatattgtttccaATTCCTGCCATGTTTTTACAATatactataaattaattgatcaTATAGTACATTCTAGCGTGTGCAATATATTTGGTTTTACATGCACCAAAACTTCTGAATTAAATGTATGTCAGGAATTTCCAGACAGTTGCAATGGTCTGATTGGTGCTATACAAACTTTGTACATATCAGATTCAACAGCTACTGACACAAATCCATATAATGAAATGAGGAGACATCAAGAAACTGCTTCTCCGCAACCAAGCAATATAAGTACATCAACAGCTCATTCGAGTAATAGTGATTCTGGAATTGGCTATAAGGATGATTGTACAAGTCGatcagataaaaatattgtacaaaatattcccCGAAGAAGATGTCCAACTTTGGAATATAGG GATGCGTGTGAATATTCGTCAAGATCATACGGTAACGAAGCTGTAGATTTGAGACTAACGGTACGAGCTGTATCGAAAACATGTTGgaacgaaacaaataaattgtgCAAAGATAGTCTGGAATTGCCTCGTGAAAGTGTGATGTTTAATGATTTTTGCAATGGCATAAGTACGTGTTCGGAAGTGATAGAAAATTCCGACATGAATTCCGACATACAAAAGGGAACGAAGAGGGGGGACTTGCCCACCTGTCCATTGCCATCTGCTTCAACAGTTAAGCAGGGGTTGCTTAGTTCGTCCGTTGGCTCTCTTGTGTCCGTTTGCACCACCGCAATGCTGCACGGTTTAAAAGATCCTGTTGAGACGCCCGGTGATGCCGCAATTAAGTCGCAATCGCAATTGTTGGGACTTACGAGACTAGCAGAATCAAAAGAAATCGACGTACCAGACAAGTTTAGCCCGAAAGTTTTTTCTGGTATTTCCAAATCTTTAGTGCATAGTTTTGAAGACCTTAATACAAGCATGGATTACGTTCGACCACTGTGCCAAACTTATTCAGATAAATCGGATAATTCACGTCCTTGGGGAAGCTtgcaagaaattagaaacgtTGGGACCTGTACGCAGAATATCTGTCTG CACGGTAGTACACAATTATGCGATAAGAATACCGATTGTAAAAACATACATGCATGGGCCAATGGTTTCGAAAAATTACTAGAAGATCCAAAAGGTTTACAAACATTTGCg gaatttctaaaaaaagaatttagcCATGAAAATATCTACTTTTGGGCTGCTTGTGAGAGATACAAAGATACTAAAGATGTTACTACAAGACGTAAGTTGGCAAATCAAATTTACCAACGTCATTTGTCCACTACAGCAGCTGAACCTGTAAACGTTGATAGCCATGCAACTGGCCAAATAACGCAAGAACTTCTTAGTGAAGCACCTGCTGACCTTTTCTTACAG tttgtattttattttcaggcTCAAAAACAGGTTTTTAATCTAATGAAGTTTGATAGTTATCCAAGATTTTTAAGATCTGATTTATATCGTCGTTGTGTAGAAACAGGAAATTCCATAACTGGAGTAGAAGATTGTGATTTAAATCTTACCAGTTCTCCTAGTGTAAAGCTAAAGAAGAGTCACTCAGATGCAGAAGATCGATGTAGAAAATCTATTCTTCCATGGAATAGAAAAAACAG ATCTAAATCAAAAGATCGTGGGGAATCTGAATATAATAAAGGCCCTAATAGAAATGAGACCATATATAAGAGCTTTACAACTATGAAAAGAGAAGCAGAAGGTAATAACAACGACGACAGTATTTCTATATCTAGCAGCAGGTCTTCATTAGCATCATGGGATTTGGCATTAAGACAATCATTCCACAAACAT TCTTTATCGTCCTACGAAGGACAgtcgaatgaaacgaaagaagttCGTGCCAAATGTACCGGGTTATGTCGGGTAATATTACCCGATGGATCGACTACGGTTGTGCCAACTAGCCAAATGGAGAGTATTAAAGATGTGGTTACACGCCTCCTTGATAAAAGAGCTCTTCGATATTCTAACTATGACGTTCTAATCCTTGCCACAGATGAG ACTAtagatacaaaatatccaTCATCGGTACTGGCTGGTCAAGAAGTGGAAGTTGTACCaacgaaaatattgaaagtcgATCTACCTTCCCGTCGAGTGATAACTGTGATTGCACATAAAGGCAGAACTCTTAAAGATGTACTAAGGCCACTTCTAAATAAGTATGgttttaatttagaaactaTTACTGTATGGAGTGAGAACCACCGTGTTTGTACGGATGTACAGGCTATTGATGCTCCTGCAAGGCTAATTTTGACCAACATAAAGGATCaag ATCCACAGAAAGAATTGAACACAGTTAAGTACACTCATGATGGATCAAATTCTCAATCCACTCTAGACGAAATCACAAATAGAGTATTTGAAGAGCTTTTGGTGGGCAAAGGCGCGagtaaatatcattataatgATGGTTCATGCAAG TCCGACGATCAACGTTCTGAGGGTTCCTCTATCTTGCCGAGtaaattttttcttcgagATTCTACAATGCatggaaaaaagaag GGAGGGAAGCCTAAATGTAATATGAACGAAAAAAGCAATGCGAACGACTATGTCTCCGAAGAAACTGCCAAATCTCATCCTCCTTTAATAGCAAAATGGCGGAACGGGGTAAAACTGCAATTACCGGGAAAATTCGACGGTGAAg atttatacGAAGGTTTAAAACGGGCACAAAGATCTAGATTAGAAGATCAGAGAGGCACAGAGATCAATTTTGAATTGCCAGACTTTTTAAAG AACAAGGAAAATGGTAAGCCGACGGATCGCAACAAAGTTCGAAGACCTAGGATAATATCTACCAATTGCGAAGCAAATGCCAAGTTTTACAGTTCGATTCACGAACGGCAAAACTGTGGCGGACATGATCAAAATAcgacaacaacagcaacaccTATAACAACAACATCAACCGCAACGACGACGTTGGCTTCAGCAAAGAATGGAGATCTTGATAAACGATTCCATGTATTGGCTACTGGAAAGGAATTGCAGAGTAAGTCATCAGATAGTTCGTTCATATTAGATACAACTTTGACGGACGGAGATCGGACCGTTGTAGAGAATGGATCTTGCTCCCGAAGTACTGCTTTGGATTCTTTCGATACTCAAGTCAACTCGTTAAGTGTAATGAAATCATCGAAACCTCCACCCCTTCCGCCGAAGCCAAAAAATCTTGTAACATGCGCAACAAAAAGTGGGTATATCATGTCTTCGAAACCTTTACCAAAGTCAAATTGTGCCGTTTCTTTAAGTCCAACCGAATTTactcgaaaaaatattttataa